The Glycine soja cultivar W05 chromosome 19, ASM419377v2, whole genome shotgun sequence genomic sequence AAATGACCTTGAGGTATCAAGTAAGGTCAACATTCCATCTTTACAAGGTCGATTTACATGTCTATGAAAGATGGAAGATAGTAAATCGAAAGGAAATTTAGAATAattgattttatcattttagaaataaaattctaGAACAATGATGGAATAATTAACTAGAATactgttaaaaaaatacaataaatttgaaCGGGTgtgattagaaaaaaattggTGTTAAAAGTAACCCTTTTCGTATCCATATTTAAACTAACATGTTGCTTACGATAGTTCTTTCAATTATCCTTtgtaattacttattttaaaattaggtataactaattttaataaattaatttaggcaatatatatataattatgatgAAGGTCTAGTTTAATTTATTGAacataatataaaagaaaaaacgaGGGAGATAAAGGATAAAGCGTTGTGTAATTGTTGTTGTGTGGTGGGGCACGATGGCGGAGGCTCCTCCGTCTCTAATATCTCTGTGCATCGACGCTCTCGCACAACAATTTCTCCGTCCAAGCGATGATCTTCCTTCTATCTACGACCTTCCTTCTCACTTACTCCACACCTTAATCACGCGTTTGCCCCCTTTCGCACTCCGCACATTCCACCGCCACCACCTGTATACCTTCCCTCACTCcaccaattcaaatttcaaacgcTCTCTATTTTCACTTCTAAGTAACCGTTTTCTACTTTGCGTTGAAACAGACCATTCGACGAGGAAGGGTTTTCTCGCGACGACTCCACGAAGAAGAGAAAACGCGCAAGGTTGGTTGGTTGGTTGGTTGCACTTGCGCACAATTTCTTACTCCTCCCTAGCTTTCTGTAAATAaattgcattttatttgttgctTATGGAAAATATTGTTTCAGGGATTGGAATTTAAGTTCAGCTTGGCAGAGGTTGTTTCTGCTACGCTGGCCTGATCGCGTTAAGCAGATTCAGCCAACGGATTGGGAGCAACACTATTGGGAAATTCATTTGCAAGagtatatttaatatatgaacTATAACTTAAGTGTTGTGCTTATCAGTTAATGTTGGTTTCGTTCTAAATTTACTTGAAATGACAGTTGTTTAGATGAAGCGGCTGAGGTAGCACTAATTCCATCGTTTAGTGGATATATTGGTGACATACAGATTTCAGGTACTATGATTATTtgctttttatgtatttattttaattgaaaatttatgtcTGAAGTTGCCTTCCACTTCTAGCTTTGGTGGAAGTATGTTTACTTTTGAAAGTTGTCATGGAATGGTTTAATTTTGCTTCTCCAATGACGCTGTTGCCGATGTTCTTTTTATTCATGAAGAGATGTGATTGTGACGTGTGAGAATGAAATGTTagtattgcttttacttttaagCGTGTAGATTATCTCTGAGACTGACATATAAGGCGGTTCAGGATGCTGTTGGCTTGACAAATAATGAATGAGTAATATGGATGATTGGAAGTTTCGTGAATTTCTTGATCGTCCTTTTTGCATAAAGCTGTAAACTTTGATgctttaaatattttctatgaCATGTGTATTTGGTTCCCCATCCGGGATCCACATCTAAATAAGTCGCATCAAACTCAACGCAAAAGCAACTATTAGTTGCGTTGGAGATCCATATCCAGCAGTGCCTAACTGTTTTCAAACACACTAAACACCTCCTCCAGTAGAGCTTTTGAGAAAAACCGAGTTGCAAAGTATTTGCTTTTTCATCAATCTCAATATAATGTCTGTATATTTAAGGTGTCCTCAACTTTCTGCATAAATAATCTTATTATTTGGCTGCACAACCCACTTCTCTCTCCCTTTCCATTCTTTTAGTTTGTTATGgacaatttattgaattttctttACTTTAACCCTCTTCTTTTCAGACAGCATACTGAAATATATTGGCTTTGTGGGGAATACAAGCCATTCAAGTTGTGACCATTCAAAATTGTCTTACCATTGCCTACAATTTGGCAGCCATGTGAGGTGAGATGCAAAATTTATAGTGTCATAATTTATATGGAAATGATATGTTAGGGTTGCCTTTAAATAATAAAGGACAGATCCATGGATTTCATTTTTCTGTTCTGggatataataaaatacttatttttctaaTGGTGGAACTTAAGTGTTGAatagttagtttcatcttgctTTCATTATCAGTTTCAGATTCAGCTCACTAATTAAGCTGTGTTTTCCATCAGTGTAGTCATGAGGAGATAAGTAGGTTGTGGTGGCTAAACCCCCAAACTGCATCACTTTGATGTGGTGAGGCAGTATGGTCAAATCATTGTAGTGATGTGTATATTAagagaaaaactaaaattactCATAATGACAATTGATGACCCAATTATGATTTAAATGCAAATTAAGTCATGGCAATACTTTAAAAGCATAATATAATCCACTTTGACTAGAAATATAACAATGTACACATCCAAATCCAACCAAATGCAAGTCAAGAGGCTAAGCAAGTCTCAGCGGCTAATATTAGAGAATAAATGGAGATGCCATAGACTAACTCTCCTAAAGCATTAATTGTTATGCGAAGGCTCGTAATGATTTGAATCTTACACCCACTCACACAGGAGCCTTTTGGGTTACAAAAGTCCACCCTACCTTTGGGCAGTGATGATCAAACTCCTAAGTCTTTAATACTATGTCGCATATCAGCTCTCCTATAAGCACAAGATATTCAATGAGGGGTCATGAATGATTTTATATCTAACTGGAGATAAAGGGGGAAGTCAGTAGTTTTAGTCCAAAACAGATGTGGCTAGGAATATAGATCTTGGAAATTACAAGATGTGTCTGTTTTCTGCCCAGCCTAGATGACCAGATGAACTGCTTTTGACCACTGTTTTCATTAGTTCAGTGTTTAATGTTGTCTTTTGTCTATAGTAACAATGTGTGATGAGTGATGACTATAACCATGCTAgtaaatatgttatatatttctgCATTTTATCTTGACCAATTATTTTGCACCTTATATCATTTGTTTTGATGCAGTTGTCTGATGCTGCAAAATGTTCTATGTACTGCAGAAACTAGTGTAAGTTGTGTTTTATAGAATATCGTGAACGACTCCTTGATTAATTCCAGAGTTCATttggtttttatctttttggagTTATGGTCATTATATTTTCATCTGGTCAACTATGTTGCTTTTGCAAGattacaacaagtgttaacaGTTACTAGTGCTTGTATGAATATAACTGCTATGCATTGTCAGTGTAAAAAACAATTACATCATCAATCAATCAACAATCACCGTTTGTATGACTTTTAGGTAGTGTTTGGTTTAATTACACTTGGGTGCATTTGAGATGAATGTTTCAAAATTGGTGTGGGTCTCATATCTCTACGCtctactttaattcaaatatttcacTTCTTTTCATCTCAATTCACTTTCACACCTCTTTCATTCCTGTAAACCAAACGgacccttaaggtagttgttgTAAAAGTTTACAAACTTACCATACATGACGGTTTATGATTAGataacaatgtaaaaaaatcctttacaatATTAGTGCAAACACTATTTactctttatatattataagattCATAACTTAATGTAATTTATTCATTGGCCACTCTTATAATTGACAAATTTTCAGTTTAAGTTCTGTTAGTAACAGTCATATGTCTTATACTTTGACTTGCAGGTTTTGTTGAGGGAATGCAAGCTACAGAGTCTGGTACTAAGATGTATCCGATCCAAGGAACAAGTAAGCTTCCTTCCTCCTATAGATATGTATAATCTATATTAAAGAATTTGCAATTTTGTACTTGTATGTACATATTATATCTTTCCAAATCTTTacctaattgtatttttttcaagttttgctCATCTTGTGATTGTGCTAAAATGAGCTAAAACAATATGTACTTAAGGCTTGTGTAGCATGATACTAGTATCTTGGGCATAAGCATTTTGGGCCATGTGTCTATGGTTAAGTAACTTAGGTTAGGCATGTTCAAGTTACTTGAATTACTTGGgttgtcatatatatattatatactgaTTGAAGTAAATGTGAGATACCATACCCCTTTGTTGCATAGTTGCTATTGATGGTGACTAACTAGtagaaagaaatatatttagCTCTAATATATGTTTTTCTCTCAATGGGCTGAtatgatttataaataaaagtattcAGCACCTTTTGAGCAAATAGGAGAATGGTTAAGTTTCATACATGGTGAAGCACCTTCCAGATCAgtgtgttaaaatatattttactttgcTTATATGATTGATTATATCAATAGTTTGTCCAAGAGTAAAATGCACCTTTATGACCTTGTTGATGGTTTTCTCAGATTGATGGATTATGCAAACTTCTTGCTCAACATTGTAGAATGTTAACGTCTCTGGAATTTGTTCACTGCACACTCTCAACAGATTTTATTAATGCAATATTTGGTTCTTTAGTCATAGAGAGAGTACAAAAACATGGGATCCAACATTTGTCAATCATCGCCACAAGTTTTCTTGAACCATGTGCAGTTTCTTTACCTAGTGGACTCATGTCATTTTTGTCTTCGGGAAGGTACATGAGCGTAAATtcacctttttatatttttgttttcttgttggCAATTTTATTCACACTTTGTAGTTTTATTCTCTGAGTAATCAGAACTGCTTCAAAgacttaatttgattttaatataactaAAACTAAACAACTGCTGAGAGCTGACACATCTTCTTTTTCTCAAGGAAttctatttataactttttctcCATGTTTTCCCCTTTGGCTAGCATTTGGTGGCAGAGAAGGAAATCTCAGATGTATATCTTCCACTTGAATGTAATATTACAAGATAATATGATTATTTCAGAGATATTGAAGAAATTGACTAACTTCTTGAAAAGCGATCATCTTGTGATAACATTAGATTGAATACTTTAGTCAATCCCCTACTATGTTTTTGCATTACAAAGTTGTGTTGGAATTTACATAGTAGAATTAACAACTAGTTTCAAATATCTTTGGAATCTTAGTATTAGGTgctttcatatttattattcttgTAAACGTCACATTGTATTTAATTCGTTAATATGTACATATAAATCCTAAGCATGATGAGTGCAATTCACTAGAGCAATTTTACAAATCCTCCAAGTTCCCTAATCTCTTCAAGAGTACCATTTTAATCATTTGCAACTGTTTGCATGATGATTTGTTATGCTGTTTGCTGTATTTCACTGGGACATATATAACTAGATAATAGCTTTTCTTTCTGTTGAGTATTTGCCCTATGCTACTGCTGCCACTAGGTCCTTGTGCTCATTAAAATTATCTGACAACCAACATGGACGGACTTTTGCCAAAGATCTTTTTGTGACTCTTCTCAATCTTTCATCTGGCATATCTGTCCTTGATCTTTCTGAGAATAGAGTAAGTTTTTCATCTGCATATGCATTctgtattttgttgttgttattgtaagCTGACAAAAGTTCTATGCACATGCTTCAAGATAGCAGGATGGCTTTCTGACTTTAACAGAAGATTTTTGAGTGGTTCACATATGTCTTTTGGAAATGGAAAGTCCTTGAAACTGTTGCGTGTACTCAATCTGAGGTAGCACCGTACTAAATatagttatatacttatatttttatgtgtAATGTGAGAACCCTTTAATTGGCCGTGGTTAATAATAGACTGTGTACAAAAAAGGAATGAGGTAGTTTCTctgataaaattatctttttct encodes the following:
- the LOC114400563 gene encoding protein NLRC3-like, whose protein sequence is MAEAPPSLISLCIDALAQQFLRPSDDLPSIYDLPSHLLHTLITRLPPFALRTFHRHHLPFDEEGFSRDDSTKKRKRARDWNLSSAWQRLFLLRWPDRVKQIQPTDWEQHYWEIHLQDCLDEAAEVALIPSFSGYIGDIQISDSILKYIGFVGNTSHSSCDHSKLSYHCLQFGSHVSCLMLQNVLCTAETSVLLRECKLQSLVLRCIRSKEQIDGLCKLLAQHCRMLTSLEFVHCTLSTDFINAIFGSLVIERVQKHGIQHLSIIATSFLEPCAVSLPSGLMSFLSSGRSLCSLKLSDNQHGRTFAKDLFVTLLNLSSGISVLDLSENRIAGWLSDFNRRFLSGSHMSFGNGKSLKLLRVLNLRENNLGKDDVESLRYALQHVPNLEELDISGNSIEDEGIRNLIPYFVGASETCPHITCLKLENCDLSCVGVNNLLHILSNFKGPLKSLSIADNYLGSQVAEALGKFFSTPIEVLDIAGIGLGSYGFQELQSLIKEKVKLVKINISKNRGGIATAKFLSKLLSQAPQLVDVNAASNLMPIESLAIICSALKFAKGNVQQVDLTGHIWDYKPEHVSPYTEFVHNGLPILILPSSSASAAPHDHDP